From the Leptospira andrefontaineae genome, the window TTCCAACTTTCAATGAACTTTATCAGATACTATCCTTTAGCAGGACTTGCATTCTTCATATTCTGGGTTTGGAAAAAAGGATACTTTGAGAAGTATCGTATCCAGAAAAATTTCCCAAAATGGGAGAAGGTAGTATACGAGATCAAACAATCTGCGGTTACAATGGTAATGTTCAGCTTGGTTGCAGTTGTTTCTTTCAGCCTTCAAAAATTAGGTTATCTACCTAGAGCACTCTATTTCGATATCTCGGAAAGAGGTTGGGCTTACGCGATCTTAAGTTATATCTTGATCACTGTTTGGCATGAGACTTGGTTTTATTGGGCTCATAGGTTAATGCATCATAAAAAAGTTTATAGTTTCGTGCATGCAATCCATCATAAATCCGTAAACCCTTCTCCTTTAGCAGCATATAATTTTCATTGGGCAGAAGCTTTTCTAGAAGCGATTTATGTTGTGCCATTCATCAGCCTGGTTCCGATCCATTTCGGAGTATTTATATTCCATACATTCTACGCGATGGTCATGAATATTTGGTGGCATCTCGGATATGAA encodes:
- a CDS encoding sterol desaturase family protein; this translates as MAINACDFGWECVRNFGLFQLSMNFIRYYPLAGLAFFIFWVWKKGYFEKYRIQKNFPKWEKVVYEIKQSAVTMVMFSLVAVVSFSLQKLGYLPRALYFDISERGWAYAILSYILITVWHETWFYWAHRLMHHKKVYSFVHAIHHKSVNPSPLAAYNFHWAEAFLEAIYVVPFISLVPIHFGVFIFHTFYAMVMNIWWHLGYEFFPKGWASHPITKWINTSTHHNLHHQKFHGNYSLYFNFWDRIMGTNFPNYETYFDEVAEKKEDYSKTPVTSEIGFAK